The Neorhizobium sp. NCHU2750 genome contains the following window.
CCGCCCGAGAAACCGGTTCGTCGCCGGTTTCATCGGCTCGCCCTCGATGAATTTTCTCTCCGGCGAACTTGCGGATGAGGGCGGTCAAAAAGTCTTCCGCACCAATGGCGTCAGCATTTCACTTGCCGGCTATGAGGCATCAGAACCGCTGGCGGCCGGCCGCAAGGTCGTGCTCGGCCTGCGTCCCGAACATATCAAGGTCGATCGTGACGAGCCGGGCGGGCAAGCCCATGAGGCGATCGTCGATATCGAGGAGCCGATGGGCGCCGACAACCTGATCTGGCTGAAACTTGCCGGCCACACGATCTCGGTCCGCATCGGCGGCGCGCGGCGCTATGCGGTCGGCTCCAGGGTGCGCCTCGGCTTCGACATGACCATGGCCTCGCTTTTCGATGCAACGACGGAGGAGCGGATCTGATGGCAGCCCTTCGCCCGAGCTTCAATCCCCGCCTGATCGGCCGCCCGGCGCCCCGCCAGGAGCGGCGTCCGGATATCAAGACCGCCGTGAGGCTGAATTCATGACCAGCATTCCGCTTTCCGGAGAGTGGCGGCTCTCGTCTCCCGACAATGCGCATGCCGCCACCATGCCGATCCCCGGCGACATCCACACGGCACTGAAAGTCGCCGGCATCATTCCCGACCCCTATCTCGGCCGCAACGAGAACGATGTCCAATGGGTCGCGCATCAGGACTGGCAGATCGAACGGAGCGTCGTGATCGATGATCCGGGCGGCGCCTGGTATCTCGACATCACCTATCTCGATACGGTGGCGATCGTCTTCGTCAACGACGTGCCGGTTCTCTCTGCCGACAACTGCTTTCGCCGCTACCGGCCGGATGTTTCGGCCGCCCTGAAACCCGGCGAAAACACCATCCGCATCCTTTTCCACTCCAACATCAGGGCCGGCGCCGAACGTCAGGCGAAACAGCCCTTCTACATCCCGTTCTCGAAAAACTGCCCGATCCCGGACGGCAACATGCTGCGCAAGCCGCAATGCCATTTCGGCTGGGACTGGAACCTCGCCGTGGCGCCGCTCGGCCTCTATGGCGAGATCGCCCTGAAGCGGCTGGAGACGGCGCGTATCGAACATGTCGTCACCGAACAGAGACATCACGAGGACGGCTCGGTCGATCTGCATGTCTGTGTCTCGTTCTTCGCCGATGCGCCGGGCGTCATCCCGGTCCATCTCGAACTTGGCCTTGAACTTGGCCAAGAACTCGGCTCCGATCTGGATGACGAGCGTCTGCGTCTCGATTGCGGCATGCGGCCGGGCGAAAACACGGTGCACCATGTCTTCCATCTCGAGACGCCAAAGCTCTGGTGGCCGGCCGGCAGTGGCGGACAGGCGCTGTACCGGCTCACCATCGAGACACCGTCCGAGACGATCACCCGCCAGATCGGCCTGCGCACCGTCGAGCTTGTGACCGACAGGGACGAGGCCGGTAGCCGCTTCGCCTTCCGCATCAACGGCCGCGAAATCTTCTGCCGCGGCGCCAACTGGATCCCCGCCGATGCGCTGTTTTCGCTGACCACCCCGGAGAAGACCGAGGACCTGCTGCAATCGGCCGTCGAGGCCAATATGAACATGATCCGCATCTGGGGCGGCGGCTTTTACGAAGACGATCATTTCTACGACCTCTGCGACCGGCTCGGCCTGATGGTCTGGCAGGATTTCCAGTTCGCCTGCAACATCTATCCCTCGACACCGGATTTCCTCGACAATGTCGAACACGAGGTCGAGTACCAGACGAAGCGGCTGATCTCGCATCCCTCGATCGTGCTCTGGTGCGGCGATAACGAACTGGTCGGCGCTCTCGGCTGGTATGAGGAGACCCGCAGCAATCGCGATCGCTACCTCGTCTCCTACGACCGCCTCAACCACACGATCGAGCGGGCGATGAAGAAGGCGGTGCCCCAGGCGATCTGGTGGCCGTCGAGCCCGGCCTCGGGCTATCTCGATTACGGCGATGCCTGGCACGCTGATGGCTCCGGCGACATGCATTTCTGGTCCGTCTGGCACGAGAACAAGCCGTTTGAACACTACCGCGATGTCAAGCCGCGATTCTGCTCCGAATTCGGCTTCCAGTCCTATACGTCGCTGCCTGTGATCCGCACCTATGCGGAGGAGAAGGACCTGAACATTGCCTCGCCGGTGATGGAACATCACCAGCGCAATGTCGGCGGCAATGAGCGCATCGCCGCCACCATGTTCCGCAATTTCCGCTTCCCAAGGGACTTTGCCAATTTCGTCTATCTGAGCCAGGTCCAGCAGGGCGTGGCGATCAGGACGGCGGTCGATTACTGGCGTTCGCTCAAGCCCCATTGCATGGGCACGCTCTACTGGCAGCTCAACGACACCTGGCCGGTCGCCTCCTGGGCAAGCCTCGATTACGGCGGCGGCTGGAAAGTGCTGCACTATATGGCCCGCCGTTTCTTCCAGCCGGTGACGGTCGCCGCGATACCATCGGATGACGGCCGCGAAATCCGCTTGTCGCTGGTCAACGATACGGCAGAAGACGTCTCGGTGACGCTCGACATCTCGCTCCTGACGCTTTCGGGCGAGCGCCGTACACTCCGGAGCATCGACGCTTTCTGCCCCCCGGATAGGGCTGTCACGGCGACGACGATCGCTGCCGACACCATCCCGAAGGATTGCCTCCTCGCCTGGCGGTTCACCGCATCCGATGGCTCGGCAAGCGAGGGGCATCATGTGATGGAAAGCTACAAGGCGCTGGAACTTGCGCCATCAGGCGTCGAGTTTTGGGTTTCGTCCGCCGGCGCGGCGGACGATAAACCGGCCTATGACATTCTCGTCCAGTCGTCCGGACTGGCGCTCTTCGTCATGATCGAGAGTGACACGCCGGGCCGCTATTCCGACAACGCATTCGATCTTGCCGCCGGCGAAAACCGAAAGGTTCGCTTTACCCCTGGCGAGCCGGCGGCAGGCCCCCCGGTTTTCCGTATCTACGATCTTCAATCCTGCCAGTCGGCAGGTTGATATTTGATTTCAAGGAGGATGACATGACGACTTTGGGTTTCCAGCTCTATAGCGCTCGCAATTTCCCGCCGGTCTCGGACGTGCTGAAACTGGTTGCGAAAAACGGCTACAGCCAGGTGGAGGGCTATGGCGCGCTCTATGCGACGCTGGACGAGACAGCGCTGAAGGCCATGCGGGCAGAACTGGAGGCCAATGGCCTAACCATGCCGACCGGCCATTTCGGCATCGATCTCCTCGAAAACGAGCCTGAACAGGCATTGCTGATCGCCAAAACCCTCGGTGTCGAGGCGATCTACTGCCCTTACCTGATGCCGGATCAGCGTCCGACCGATGCGGCCGGCTGGTTCGCCTTCGGCAAGCAGCTCGCAGAGGCCGGCAAGCGCTATCAGGATGCCGGCTACCTGTTCGGCTGGCATAACCATGATTTCGAGTTCAAGCCGCTCTCCGATGGCTCGACCCCGCAGGAGCAGATCTTCGCCGGCGGGCCGGATCTCACCTGGGAAGCCGATATCGCCTGGGTCATCCGCGGTGGTGCCGATCCCTTCGCCTGGATCGAAAGCTACGGCCGCAAGATCACGGCAGTCCATGTCAAGGACATCGCGCCGGCCGGCGAGAACAGGGATGAGGACGGCTGGGCCGATGTCGGGCAGGGCATGGTTCCGTGGAAGGATCTGATGGGCGCCTTGAGAACCAGCAGTTCAGCGAAATACTATGTGCTCGAACACGATAACCCGAAGGACATAGATCGCCTGGCATCCCGGTCCATGGCTGCCTTCAAGACCTATTGATCTCTTCATATTCATCCGGAGTTTCAACATGACCAAGGAACTGGGCGTCGGCATCCTCGGATGCGGCAACATTTCCACTACCTATTTCTCGCTCTCGCCGCTGTTCAAGGGGATCAAGGTTCTCGCCTGCGCCGACCTCAACATCGAGGCGGCGAAAGCACGGGCAAAGGAATATGGCGTCAAGGCGCAGACGGTCGAGCAGATGCTCGCCAATGACGAGATCGATGTGATCGTCAATCTGACCATTCCCGACGCGCATTTCACCGTCTCCAGAGCGATCCTTGAAGCCGGCAAGCATGTCTACTCGGAAAAGCCGCTGACGGTGACGCTGAACGAGGGCAAGGAACTTCAAGCGCTGGCGAAATCCAAGGGCCTTGCCGTCGGCTGCGCCCCCGACACCTTCCTCGGCGGCGCCCACCAGCTGGCTCGTGACTATATCGACGGCGGCGGGGTCGGGCGCATCACCTCGGGAACCTGCCACGTGATGAGCCCCGGCATGGAAATGTGGCACCCCAATCCGGGATTCTTCTTCCTGAACGGCGGCGGCCCGATCCTCGATCTCGGCCCCTATTACATCGCCAACCTGATCAATTTCCTTGGCCCGGTCAAACGCGTGGCTGCGCTCACATCGATGGCCAGCCCGACCCGCACCATCACCAGCGAACCGCTGAAGGGCACGGTCATCCCGGTCGAAACGCCGACCAATATCCAGGCGCTCCTGGAATTTGCCGAGGGCGCGACGATCACGCTGTCTGCCAGCTGGGATGTCTGGTCGCATCGTCATGCCAATATGGAACTCTACGGCACGGAGGGCTCGCTCTACGTGCCGGACCCGAATTTCTTCGGTGGCGTGGTCGAGGCGAGCGGCCGCGACAAGGATATCAAGCCACTCAAGGACTGGGATCATCCCTTCGGCAAGGCGAACCAGGAACACCCGCAGGGGCCGCGTGCCAACTATCGCACGGCTGGCCTTGCCGACATGGCGATGGCACTGATCGAAGGACGGGACATCAGATGCTCGATCGACCGCGCCCTGCACGGCGTCGATGTCATGACCTCGATCCTCAAATCCGGTGCCGAGGGCAGGTTCATCGCCACCACCACCACCTGCACCAAGCCTGCGGCACTTGGCATTGAGGAAGCGCTGGCGCTTCTGGCGTGAGGCGATAAGAATGCCGCCGGCACCGAAGAGAGGTTCGACGCCGGTTTATTTGGAGGACTTTTCAAATGACGTGGCTCCCGGCGGAAAACCGCTACGACAACATGACCTATAACCGTTGCGGCCGTTCCGGCCTCAAGCTGCCGGCGATCTCGCTCGGCCTTTGGCACAATTTCGGCGATGACACGCCGCATCAGCGCAAGGTCGATATCTGCAAGAAGGCATTCGACCTCGGCATCACCCATTTCGATCTCGCCAACAATTACGGCCCGAAACCGGGCTCAGCCGAACTCGCCTTCGGCCAGATCCTGCGCGAGGAATTTTCCGGCCTGCGCGATGAGCTGATCATCTCGTCGAAAGCCGGCTACAACATGTGGCCGGGCCCTTATGGCGAATGGGGCAGCCGCAAATATCTGATCGCCTCCTGCGATCAGAGCCTGAAGCGCATGGGCCTCGACTATGTCGATATCTTCTATTCGCACCGTTTCGACCCGGACACGCCGCTTGAGGAAACCTGCGGTGCGCTGGATCATATCGTCCGCTCGGGCCGGGCGCTTTACGTCGGCCTTTCGTCCTACAATTCGAAGCGCACCCGCGAAGCAGTCGCGATCCTGAAAGAGATGGGCACGCCGGTTCTCATCCATCAGCCGAGCTATTCGATGATCAACCGCTGGGTCGAGGAGGACGGCCTGCTCGATACGCTCGAAGACCTCGGTATTGGCTCGATCGTCTTC
Protein-coding sequences here:
- the mgrA gene encoding L-glyceraldehyde 3-phosphate reductase; protein product: MTWLPAENRYDNMTYNRCGRSGLKLPAISLGLWHNFGDDTPHQRKVDICKKAFDLGITHFDLANNYGPKPGSAELAFGQILREEFSGLRDELIISSKAGYNMWPGPYGEWGSRKYLIASCDQSLKRMGLDYVDIFYSHRFDPDTPLEETCGALDHIVRSGRALYVGLSSYNSKRTREAVAILKEMGTPVLIHQPSYSMINRWVEEDGLLDTLEDLGIGSIVFSPLAQGMLTSKYLGGIPEDSRAAQGKSLRPAFLNDKNIENLKGLNAIAERRGQTLAQMALAWVLRGGHVTTALIGASRPEQVEDCVKALEKRDFTADELAEIDRFAKEADINIWAASAEREGPARSK
- a CDS encoding glycoside hydrolase family 2 protein, which encodes MTSIPLSGEWRLSSPDNAHAATMPIPGDIHTALKVAGIIPDPYLGRNENDVQWVAHQDWQIERSVVIDDPGGAWYLDITYLDTVAIVFVNDVPVLSADNCFRRYRPDVSAALKPGENTIRILFHSNIRAGAERQAKQPFYIPFSKNCPIPDGNMLRKPQCHFGWDWNLAVAPLGLYGEIALKRLETARIEHVVTEQRHHEDGSVDLHVCVSFFADAPGVIPVHLELGLELGQELGSDLDDERLRLDCGMRPGENTVHHVFHLETPKLWWPAGSGGQALYRLTIETPSETITRQIGLRTVELVTDRDEAGSRFAFRINGREIFCRGANWIPADALFSLTTPEKTEDLLQSAVEANMNMIRIWGGGFYEDDHFYDLCDRLGLMVWQDFQFACNIYPSTPDFLDNVEHEVEYQTKRLISHPSIVLWCGDNELVGALGWYEETRSNRDRYLVSYDRLNHTIERAMKKAVPQAIWWPSSPASGYLDYGDAWHADGSGDMHFWSVWHENKPFEHYRDVKPRFCSEFGFQSYTSLPVIRTYAEEKDLNIASPVMEHHQRNVGGNERIAATMFRNFRFPRDFANFVYLSQVQQGVAIRTAVDYWRSLKPHCMGTLYWQLNDTWPVASWASLDYGGGWKVLHYMARRFFQPVTVAAIPSDDGREIRLSLVNDTAEDVSVTLDISLLTLSGERRTLRSIDAFCPPDRAVTATTIAADTIPKDCLLAWRFTASDGSASEGHHVMESYKALELAPSGVEFWVSSAGAADDKPAYDILVQSSGLALFVMIESDTPGRYSDNAFDLAAGENRKVRFTPGEPAAGPPVFRIYDLQSCQSAG
- a CDS encoding sugar phosphate isomerase/epimerase, encoding MTTLGFQLYSARNFPPVSDVLKLVAKNGYSQVEGYGALYATLDETALKAMRAELEANGLTMPTGHFGIDLLENEPEQALLIAKTLGVEAIYCPYLMPDQRPTDAAGWFAFGKQLAEAGKRYQDAGYLFGWHNHDFEFKPLSDGSTPQEQIFAGGPDLTWEADIAWVIRGGADPFAWIESYGRKITAVHVKDIAPAGENRDEDGWADVGQGMVPWKDLMGALRTSSSAKYYVLEHDNPKDIDRLASRSMAAFKTY
- a CDS encoding Gfo/Idh/MocA family oxidoreductase, which encodes MTKELGVGILGCGNISTTYFSLSPLFKGIKVLACADLNIEAAKARAKEYGVKAQTVEQMLANDEIDVIVNLTIPDAHFTVSRAILEAGKHVYSEKPLTVTLNEGKELQALAKSKGLAVGCAPDTFLGGAHQLARDYIDGGGVGRITSGTCHVMSPGMEMWHPNPGFFFLNGGGPILDLGPYYIANLINFLGPVKRVAALTSMASPTRTITSEPLKGTVIPVETPTNIQALLEFAEGATITLSASWDVWSHRHANMELYGTEGSLYVPDPNFFGGVVEASGRDKDIKPLKDWDHPFGKANQEHPQGPRANYRTAGLADMAMALIEGRDIRCSIDRALHGVDVMTSILKSGAEGRFIATTTTCTKPAALGIEEALALLA